From the Priestia koreensis genome, one window contains:
- a CDS encoding TetR/AcrR family transcriptional regulator, giving the protein MKDRIFEKSIMLFGEKGFKETSIQDIVDALEVTKGTFYYYFTSKEEVLMEIHLHYINKLLEKQKDILQDSSKQWKTKLYDLVYITIQGIEREGLSAKVFFREMKHLKDENLEKIVQKRDEFRLHFQTVLEEGVRAGEFKQDLDVSVTTLAILGMTNWSYFWFEPGGRLNEEGVSTVFLKLILEGIESSVPS; this is encoded by the coding sequence ATGAAAGACAGAATTTTCGAAAAGAGTATTATGTTATTTGGAGAGAAAGGTTTTAAAGAAACGTCTATTCAAGACATTGTAGACGCCCTAGAAGTAACAAAAGGAACGTTTTATTACTATTTCACAAGTAAAGAAGAAGTGCTGATGGAAATTCATCTTCACTATATTAATAAATTGTTAGAGAAGCAGAAGGACATTTTGCAAGATTCATCGAAACAATGGAAAACAAAGCTTTATGATCTCGTGTATATCACGATTCAAGGCATTGAAAGAGAAGGCTTAAGTGCCAAAGTGTTTTTTCGCGAAATGAAGCACCTTAAGGACGAAAATCTGGAGAAAATTGTTCAAAAGCGGGACGAGTTTCGACTTCATTTTCAAACAGTTCTTGAAGAAGGCGTAAGGGCAGGCGAGTTCAAACAGGATCTTGACGTATCCGTCACAACGCTAGCCATTCTCGGAATGACCAACTGGAGCTATTTTTGGTTTGAACCAGGAGGTCGCTTAAATGAAGAGGGGGTTTCGACAGTCTTTCTAAAGCTCATATTAGAAGGAATTGAGAGTAGCGTTCCTTCATAA
- a CDS encoding SDR family oxidoreductase translates to MHVQTLFDLKGKTAVVTGGGRGIGAQMAQALAEAGANVVVCSRNIEACQQVAEELGKMGVETMAIRCDVSNPDEVNEAVAEIVAKFGTIDILVNNSGATWGAPVADMPLQAWEKVMSVNVTGTFLMSQAVGKHMLKQKSGKIINIASIAGLSGTDPRYMDTIAYNTSKGAVITFTKDLAVKWGEANIQVNAIAPGFFPTKMSHVIMEHGKDYFLNMTPLKRFGGDDDLKGAAVFLASKASDFITGHTLVVDGGTHAL, encoded by the coding sequence ATGCACGTGCAGACCTTATTTGATTTAAAGGGAAAAACGGCCGTTGTTACAGGTGGAGGTCGTGGAATTGGGGCTCAAATGGCTCAGGCACTGGCAGAGGCCGGTGCAAACGTAGTCGTGTGTTCACGAAACATAGAAGCCTGTCAGCAAGTAGCAGAAGAGCTAGGAAAAATGGGTGTAGAGACTATGGCAATCCGCTGTGACGTTTCAAATCCAGACGAAGTAAACGAAGCCGTCGCAGAAATTGTCGCTAAATTTGGTACCATTGATATATTGGTAAACAATAGCGGTGCTACGTGGGGAGCTCCTGTAGCGGACATGCCACTCCAAGCATGGGAGAAAGTCATGAGCGTAAACGTAACGGGAACCTTTTTGATGAGTCAAGCGGTAGGAAAGCATATGCTAAAGCAAAAGTCAGGGAAAATTATTAATATTGCTTCTATTGCAGGCCTTTCGGGAACAGATCCGCGCTATATGGATACGATTGCTTACAATACGAGCAAAGGAGCTGTTATTACCTTTACGAAAGATTTAGCGGTTAAATGGGGGGAAGCAAACATTCAAGTGAATGCAATTGCGCCAGGATTTTTCCCAACGAAAATGTCTCATGTCATTATGGAACATGGAAAAGACTATTTCCTTAATATGACGCCACTTAAGCGTTTTGGTGGAGACGATGATTTAAAAGGTGCAGCGGTCTTTCTTGCTTCAAAGGCTTCTGATTTTATCACGGGTCATACGCTTGTAGTGGACGGAGGGACTCATGCGCTTTAA
- a CDS encoding enoyl-CoA hydratase, translated as MRLLVKVEVENRLGIVTIQNPPLNVMSKQVIEELDQAFQELETNEEVVAVLLTGQGQKAFVAGADIKEFPQLMGHPHARASFEETHAVLNRIDDFRKPTIVALNGMAFGGGLELALTCDMRIAEEHALLCVPEVKLGLFPGAGGTQRLPRVVGEAKAKEMMYTGEPITAEEALRVGLVNYVVGTGEAVGKAKALASKITRHSLQSLSRIKKAVDDGLGVPLKEGLQREVELFEEVFQTDDIKEGVSAFIEKRQPVFSHK; from the coding sequence GTGCGCTTATTAGTGAAAGTAGAAGTTGAAAATCGTTTAGGAATTGTTACGATTCAGAATCCACCGTTAAACGTTATGAGTAAGCAAGTAATTGAGGAGTTAGATCAGGCGTTTCAAGAACTTGAGACAAATGAAGAAGTGGTAGCAGTATTATTAACCGGGCAAGGACAAAAAGCGTTCGTCGCAGGAGCAGATATTAAGGAATTTCCACAATTAATGGGTCATCCGCATGCACGGGCTTCATTTGAAGAAACGCACGCGGTGTTGAATCGAATTGATGACTTTCGTAAGCCAACGATCGTTGCGCTAAATGGAATGGCATTTGGCGGCGGACTAGAACTTGCTTTGACATGTGATATGCGTATTGCAGAAGAGCACGCCCTGCTTTGCGTTCCTGAAGTGAAGCTAGGACTGTTTCCGGGAGCGGGTGGAACACAGCGTCTCCCTCGTGTGGTTGGAGAGGCAAAGGCGAAGGAAATGATGTATACGGGTGAGCCAATTACGGCAGAGGAAGCGCTAAGAGTAGGGTTGGTCAACTACGTGGTAGGAACAGGTGAAGCAGTCGGCAAAGCAAAAGCATTGGCGAGTAAAATTACGCGTCATTCCCTACAGTCTCTATCACGTATCAAAAAAGCTGTAGACGATGGACTTGGCGTACCTTTGAAGGAAGGATTACAGCGTGAAGTGGAACTGTTTGAAGAAGTGTTTCAAACAGATGATATTAAAGAAGGCGTATCAGCATTTATTGAAAAGCGTCAACCGGTGTTCTCTCACAAATAA
- a CDS encoding acyl-CoA dehydrogenase family protein has protein sequence MKTKSNVAGGHFLYAGTESTDIFTPEDFTDEHKMIAQTAKQFIEKEVDPHKKQIEAQNIDLIVSLLRKGGDLGLLAHSIPEEYGGLGLDKISKGLVGEVIGRTSGYGVAHSNHTCIATLPITYFGTPEQKKTYLPKLASGEYLGAYCLTEPSAGSDALAAKTTAVLNEEGTHYVLNGTKIYITNAVFSDTFIVYGKVDGKHFTAFIVEKNFPGLSLGPEEKKMGIKGSSTRSVILEDCLVPVENVLGEIGKGHHIALNVLNLGRFNLGSACMGASKYALETALKFTTERQQFGQSIADFAATKEKVAKMATRIYAAESLQYRTAGLLEGVLGDLYTSDDQKQVAKALSEYAIECSVCKVYGSETLDYVVDEALQLHGGAGFINEYPVEQMYRDSRINRIFEGTNEINRLLLPTHLFRKVQKGELQLESVIQEAFNHLREEAANDLEMPMKDKVALLRDVFLICAGLAHQTLGERLVQEQEVLMNLSNMAIALYATESAWLRTEKAPSSELKTYLATALMEQTIVEVDGLSRRLVNDLAKGKDKKELLRLFRETIGKVELQDMITVNRNIAAAQYEANHYTC, from the coding sequence ATGAAGACGAAGTCAAATGTAGCAGGTGGTCATTTTTTATATGCAGGAACAGAATCCACAGATATTTTTACCCCAGAAGATTTTACGGATGAGCACAAAATGATTGCTCAAACGGCCAAACAATTTATTGAAAAAGAAGTAGATCCTCATAAAAAGCAGATTGAAGCACAAAATATTGATCTTATTGTATCGCTGCTACGAAAGGGAGGAGACCTTGGTCTTTTGGCACACAGCATACCAGAAGAATACGGAGGTCTTGGCTTAGACAAGATTAGTAAGGGTCTCGTCGGTGAAGTAATTGGCCGTACGAGCGGATATGGTGTTGCTCACTCCAATCATACATGCATTGCCACATTGCCTATTACCTACTTTGGAACCCCTGAACAAAAGAAAACCTACTTACCAAAGCTTGCAAGCGGCGAATATCTAGGTGCTTATTGCCTCACGGAGCCTAGTGCAGGATCAGATGCGCTAGCAGCCAAAACAACCGCTGTTTTAAATGAAGAAGGAACTCACTATGTATTAAATGGAACGAAAATTTATATTACGAATGCGGTATTTTCAGATACGTTCATCGTGTATGGAAAAGTAGACGGAAAACACTTTACCGCATTTATCGTAGAGAAAAATTTCCCGGGACTATCGCTCGGTCCAGAAGAAAAGAAAATGGGGATTAAAGGATCGTCGACACGCTCTGTCATTCTAGAAGACTGTCTCGTTCCGGTCGAGAACGTGCTTGGGGAAATTGGAAAGGGACATCATATTGCGCTGAATGTGCTGAACTTAGGACGCTTTAATCTAGGGTCGGCCTGCATGGGGGCATCCAAGTATGCGTTAGAAACAGCTCTCAAATTTACGACAGAACGTCAGCAGTTTGGTCAATCGATTGCAGACTTTGCGGCTACGAAGGAAAAGGTAGCGAAAATGGCGACGCGTATTTATGCGGCGGAATCACTGCAATATCGCACAGCTGGTTTACTAGAAGGTGTGCTTGGTGATTTATATACGTCTGATGACCAAAAGCAAGTTGCCAAGGCGCTCAGTGAATACGCGATTGAATGCTCTGTGTGTAAAGTATATGGATCTGAAACGCTCGATTATGTAGTAGATGAAGCACTTCAACTACATGGCGGGGCAGGATTTATAAATGAGTATCCAGTTGAACAAATGTACCGGGATTCGCGTATTAACCGTATCTTTGAAGGAACGAATGAAATTAATCGTCTTTTACTTCCAACACATCTCTTCCGAAAAGTTCAAAAAGGTGAACTTCAGTTAGAGAGTGTCATTCAAGAAGCATTTAATCATTTGCGAGAAGAAGCAGCGAATGACTTAGAAATGCCAATGAAAGACAAGGTCGCACTACTGCGAGACGTCTTTTTAATTTGTGCAGGGTTAGCTCATCAAACACTTGGAGAGCGTCTTGTACAAGAGCAGGAAGTATTAATGAATCTATCAAATATGGCCATTGCGCTTTATGCAACTGAATCGGCTTGGTTACGCACAGAGAAGGCGCCTTCTTCTGAGCTCAAAACCTATTTAGCAACTGCCCTTATGGAACAAACGATAGTAGAGGTAGATGGGTTATCAAGACGTCTTGTAAATGATTTAGCGAAAGGAAAGGATAAGAAAGAGTTACTCCGTCTTTTCCGTGAAACGATTGGTAAAGTAGAGCTTCAAGATATGATTACGGTAAATCGTAACATTGCTGCGGCTCAATACGAAGCGAACCACTACACGTGCTAA
- a CDS encoding long-chain fatty acid--CoA ligase — MVNHFAYWPKRLSTSLSIPETTLYDNLVVAAKRYPHNEAIYYYGASYTYQQLLEEVDKVAGFLQHTLHVKKGDRVLLYMQNSPQFVISYFAILRANAVVVPINTMNTTEELAFYMTDCSMKHAIVGQELWPRVKPLLHSHLDAAIVGAYSHYLPEKPDFEDLPKEVAMAAIPFNEKGVYTWGNVLQAGCLPKKDEGSPDDLAVLPYTSGTTGLPKGCMHTHRTVQANVIGGYHWINITSNSLSLQTLPLFHVTGMTNSMLVPIYAGASMVIMTRWNREYAKHIIKTNKVTHWVTISTMLIDFLSNKQLLKDDLSSLVNITGGGAPLPEAVGQKLFQMTGIQFLEGYGLSETIAQTHLNPPDHTKLQCLGIPVFDVDARVIDPISLKELGDNEEGEIIVRGPQVFKGYYNRPDETKYSFIELDGKSFFRTGDIGRRDHEGYYFMVDRVKRMINASGFKVWPSEVENTLYKHPAIQQACVIGAPDAHRGETVKAFVILQDEAKGNVTEDEIIEWAKNQMAAYKYPRIVEFRDTLPTTSSGKILWRQLQEEETKDEVTY, encoded by the coding sequence ATGGTAAACCATTTTGCGTATTGGCCAAAACGACTTTCAACATCGCTTAGTATTCCTGAGACAACATTGTATGATAATTTAGTAGTCGCTGCAAAGCGTTATCCACACAACGAAGCCATCTACTATTATGGTGCTTCTTATACGTATCAGCAGCTTCTTGAGGAAGTTGACAAAGTAGCGGGGTTTCTTCAACATACGTTACACGTAAAAAAAGGGGACCGTGTTCTCCTTTATATGCAAAACTCTCCTCAATTCGTCATTAGCTATTTTGCTATTTTACGAGCAAATGCGGTCGTAGTGCCGATTAATACGATGAATACGACAGAAGAGCTCGCGTTTTACATGACGGACTGCAGCATGAAGCATGCGATTGTCGGACAAGAGCTCTGGCCAAGAGTGAAACCGCTCCTGCATTCACATCTTGATGCGGCTATTGTGGGTGCTTATTCGCACTATTTGCCGGAGAAACCAGACTTTGAAGACCTACCGAAAGAAGTAGCGATGGCAGCTATTCCATTCAATGAAAAAGGCGTCTATACATGGGGAAATGTTCTTCAAGCAGGGTGTTTACCAAAAAAAGATGAAGGTTCACCGGATGATTTAGCCGTTCTCCCATATACATCGGGAACAACAGGTCTTCCGAAAGGATGTATGCATACACATCGCACCGTACAAGCAAACGTAATTGGAGGCTATCACTGGATTAACATTACGTCAAATTCACTGAGCCTTCAGACGTTACCGCTCTTTCATGTGACAGGGATGACGAACAGTATGCTTGTCCCGATCTATGCGGGGGCATCGATGGTCATTATGACGCGGTGGAATCGTGAATATGCAAAGCACATCATTAAAACAAATAAAGTCACGCATTGGGTGACCATTAGTACGATGCTTATTGATTTTCTTTCAAATAAGCAGTTACTAAAAGACGATTTAAGCTCGCTTGTGAATATTACAGGTGGAGGAGCTCCTTTACCTGAAGCAGTAGGTCAGAAGTTATTTCAGATGACGGGCATTCAGTTTTTAGAGGGATACGGATTATCAGAAACAATTGCGCAAACCCACCTCAATCCGCCTGATCATACGAAGTTACAGTGTTTAGGCATACCGGTATTTGATGTGGATGCTCGTGTAATTGACCCTATTTCTTTAAAAGAGCTAGGTGATAACGAGGAAGGTGAGATTATCGTACGAGGCCCTCAAGTATTTAAAGGGTACTACAACCGCCCTGATGAAACCAAATACTCGTTCATCGAGTTAGACGGAAAGTCCTTCTTTAGAACGGGGGATATTGGAAGACGCGATCATGAAGGGTATTATTTTATGGTTGACCGAGTGAAACGAATGATTAATGCGTCCGGGTTCAAGGTATGGCCGTCTGAAGTAGAAAATACGCTCTATAAACATCCCGCAATTCAGCAGGCATGTGTAATTGGCGCTCCTGATGCGCACCGCGGGGAAACTGTAAAGGCGTTTGTTATTTTGCAGGATGAAGCGAAAGGAAACGTGACAGAAGACGAAATCATCGAATGGGCGAAGAATCAAATGGCGGCGTATAAATACCCACGCATTGTTGAATTTAGGGATACGTTACCAACGACCTCAAGTGGGAAAATCCTATGGCGACAGCTACAGGAAGAAGAAACAAAAGATGAAGTGACGTATTAA
- a CDS encoding acyl-CoA thioesterase — MKHLTSITTRLQETDALGHINNISYFIYFEEARIDFFKTLGFADSASNWHYILASTQCNFRGQTYFDEKITIETTVKNIGNTSMNLHHVIRREETGEVLADGQAIVVYFNFIHQKSERIPEGLRQMLARYDYEDEPLEKGV; from the coding sequence ATGAAGCATCTCACGTCCATTACGACTAGATTGCAAGAAACAGATGCGCTAGGTCATATCAATAATATTAGCTATTTCATTTACTTTGAGGAAGCACGCATTGATTTTTTTAAAACCCTTGGCTTTGCAGATTCTGCTTCAAATTGGCACTATATCTTGGCTTCAACACAGTGTAATTTTCGAGGTCAGACGTACTTTGATGAAAAAATTACGATAGAAACGACGGTCAAAAATATTGGAAATACGAGCATGAATCTTCACCACGTCATTCGAAGGGAAGAGACGGGTGAGGTGCTTGCCGATGGACAGGCGATTGTCGTGTATTTTAATTTTATTCATCAAAAAAGTGAACGTATTCCAGAAGGGTTAAGACAAATGCTTGCTCGCTATGATTATGAGGACGAACCGTTAGAAAAGGGTGTGTAA
- a CDS encoding 2-phosphosulfolactate phosphatase: MKIHVLLKKEEINPIMTEGKVVVVLDILLATSTITAALAEGATYVIPVLNEREAKETFVSYPNALLVGEYEGKTIEGFLDPNPTLLKKKVSGNGIILSTTNGTVAVRKSRHAKCVYVASLLNGEEVAKKIAMLHSEDTILVVCSGSSDHFCLEDFLGAGYIVKSLNMLCESAELTDAALASLLFYEEMKEQKETILSRSRVGQMLMNYGFEEEIHEIAELNKYPIVPIFDGEKIIAAKERMK, encoded by the coding sequence ATGAAAATACACGTGCTATTAAAAAAAGAAGAAATTAACCCGATTATGACGGAAGGAAAAGTGGTGGTGGTGCTAGATATATTACTAGCAACCTCCACCATTACAGCAGCGTTAGCGGAGGGAGCAACGTATGTTATTCCTGTTCTCAATGAGCGAGAGGCGAAAGAAACATTTGTGTCTTATCCAAATGCTCTATTAGTAGGGGAATACGAAGGAAAGACGATTGAAGGCTTTCTAGACCCAAACCCAACCCTATTAAAAAAGAAGGTAAGCGGAAACGGAATTATTTTATCTACGACAAATGGGACGGTAGCCGTTCGAAAAAGTCGCCATGCCAAATGTGTGTACGTGGCGTCTCTGCTAAATGGAGAAGAAGTAGCGAAAAAAATCGCCATGCTCCATTCAGAGGATACAATTCTTGTTGTATGTTCAGGATCTTCTGATCATTTTTGCTTGGAGGATTTTTTAGGGGCTGGTTACATAGTGAAATCACTAAACATGTTGTGTGAAAGCGCCGAACTAACAGATGCTGCTCTTGCTTCATTACTATTTTATGAAGAAATGAAGGAACAAAAGGAAACCATTTTATCTCGCTCAAGAGTTGGACAGATGCTAATGAATTATGGCTTTGAAGAGGAAATTCATGAAATTGCTGAACTTAATAAGTACCCCATCGTGCCGATATTCGATGGTGAAAAAATTATTGCGGCAAAGGAGAGAATGAAATGA
- a CDS encoding SDR family NAD(P)-dependent oxidoreductase yields MRFENKVTVITGAGSGIGRATAVELGKQGAKVVLVGRTKEKLEETAALLEGNGDVFPADVTSESDVENLASYVKETYGKLDILINNAGGSAQGKILNLSSSEWDYVQDINLKSVFLVSKILGNVMADRERAENDRAIVNVSSLSGHKAGAHIPHYSAAKAAVMNFTRALAFELAPYKIRVNSVSPGFVETPLTEDGLQNERFKSSIERNTALQRVGKPEEIAKVIAFAASTDASYMTGTDLLVDGGWLIV; encoded by the coding sequence ATGCGCTTTGAAAACAAAGTAACGGTCATTACGGGTGCAGGTAGTGGAATTGGCCGAGCCACAGCGGTTGAGTTAGGAAAGCAGGGAGCGAAAGTTGTGTTAGTCGGGCGTACAAAGGAAAAATTAGAGGAAACAGCGGCCCTTCTAGAAGGGAATGGAGACGTTTTTCCGGCTGATGTTACGTCAGAGTCGGATGTAGAAAATCTCGCTTCTTATGTGAAAGAAACGTACGGAAAGTTAGATATTCTGATTAATAATGCTGGAGGATCAGCGCAAGGTAAAATTTTGAACCTATCAAGCAGTGAGTGGGACTATGTGCAAGATATTAATTTAAAAAGCGTGTTTCTCGTCTCCAAGATACTTGGAAATGTAATGGCAGATCGAGAAAGAGCAGAGAACGACCGAGCAATTGTGAACGTCTCCTCCTTATCGGGTCACAAAGCGGGAGCTCACATCCCACACTATAGTGCGGCAAAGGCAGCGGTCATGAATTTTACACGAGCACTCGCCTTTGAACTGGCACCGTATAAAATTCGCGTGAATTCTGTTTCGCCTGGCTTTGTGGAAACGCCGCTTACAGAAGACGGCCTGCAAAACGAACGCTTTAAATCATCGATTGAACGAAATACGGCTTTACAGCGCGTTGGAAAGCCTGAGGAAATTGCAAAAGTGATCGCTTTTGCAGCATCCACAGATGCTTCCTATATGACAGGAACTGATTTATTAGTAGATGGTGGTTGGTTAATTGTTTAA
- a CDS encoding 3-hydroxyacyl-CoA dehydrogenase family protein — MSTIERIGVVGAGQMGHQIGMLCALGGYETIIQDVNESALEKAEASLQTIMNKWVLKNKLSEDEKAAAFSRLSFQTSLEKAVKQADFVIEAVVEKLDVKREVFQKLDELAPSHAILASNSSTIVNSLIAEATTRPDKVVNMHFFFPPLVMDCVEVVKSEQTSDETAAKTMEVSKNINRTAVLLQKEISGFIANRILGALQREAVYLYENGYASFEDIDTICRKALNHPIGPFELMDLSGIDVGYFVMQQRYAETNDPLDKPAACIEEKVKAGELGRKTGKGWYEYKKEGVKN; from the coding sequence ATGAGTACAATTGAACGTATTGGTGTAGTAGGAGCAGGACAAATGGGGCATCAAATTGGGATGCTTTGCGCACTTGGTGGCTATGAAACGATTATTCAAGATGTAAATGAAAGCGCTTTAGAAAAAGCGGAGGCAAGCTTGCAAACCATTATGAACAAATGGGTATTAAAAAACAAGTTATCTGAAGATGAAAAAGCAGCTGCGTTTTCCCGCCTTTCATTTCAGACGAGCCTTGAAAAAGCCGTGAAGCAAGCTGACTTTGTGATTGAAGCAGTGGTGGAGAAGCTAGATGTGAAGAGGGAAGTGTTCCAAAAGCTTGATGAGCTAGCGCCTTCGCATGCTATTCTCGCCTCAAATAGCTCAACGATTGTGAACTCCCTTATTGCAGAGGCTACGACACGCCCTGATAAAGTGGTAAATATGCATTTCTTTTTCCCCCCACTGGTCATGGATTGCGTAGAAGTCGTAAAAAGCGAACAAACGTCTGATGAAACGGCTGCAAAAACAATGGAAGTGTCGAAAAACATTAATCGCACAGCGGTGTTATTACAAAAAGAAATATCTGGATTCATTGCCAACCGTATTTTAGGTGCTTTGCAACGTGAAGCCGTGTATTTATATGAAAATGGCTATGCGAGCTTTGAGGATATTGATACGATCTGCCGAAAAGCGCTAAATCACCCGATTGGACCGTTTGAGCTAATGGATTTATCTGGAATCGATGTAGGCTATTTCGTTATGCAACAGCGTTATGCTGAAACAAACGATCCGTTAGACAAGCCGGCTGCGTGTATTGAAGAAAAAGTAAAAGCAGGTGAACTTGGCCGAAAAACAGGAAAAGGCTGGTACGAGTATAAAAAAGAAGGAGTGAAAAACTAG
- a CDS encoding phosphotransferase family protein — MAQIIPVRKGEELDTKKLEQFLHEHLSLPSSGPLVIEQFGTGASNLTYTLKIGEWEAVLRRPPLGPVAPKAHDMEREYRILHSLHSLFPYVPKPYIFSDNASVVGAPFFIMERKYGVTLDTEFPATVEESIRINQHVSELMVDTLVSLHEVDYKKTELVNISKPDGFMERQVHGWIQRYERSKTDEINEVDMLVKWLSSRIPANSEATVIHYDYKLNNVLFTPDLNEMTGVFDWEMATVGDPLADLGVVLGYWMEDSDPPMLKKGFGKPPVTVRDGFYSRSEFIERYAKKSNRDVSNIAYYETFAYFKLAVICQQIYYRYKKGQTNDKRFEHFGTFVRTLIGHALETSIRK, encoded by the coding sequence ATGGCGCAGATTATCCCTGTACGAAAAGGTGAGGAATTAGATACGAAAAAGTTAGAACAATTTTTGCATGAACATTTATCTCTTCCTTCTTCTGGGCCCCTAGTGATTGAGCAATTCGGAACAGGGGCTTCGAATTTAACGTACACGTTGAAAATAGGAGAGTGGGAAGCTGTTCTTCGCCGCCCTCCACTAGGTCCTGTTGCACCTAAGGCTCATGATATGGAGAGAGAATACCGAATTCTACATTCTCTTCACTCACTTTTTCCATACGTTCCAAAGCCATATATATTCTCAGATAATGCTTCGGTTGTAGGAGCGCCATTTTTTATCATGGAACGTAAGTATGGCGTAACGCTTGATACCGAATTTCCCGCTACCGTTGAGGAGAGCATTCGTATTAATCAACACGTATCTGAATTAATGGTGGATACGCTTGTTTCCTTACATGAAGTGGATTATAAAAAAACAGAGCTTGTGAATATAAGCAAACCAGACGGCTTTATGGAAAGACAGGTTCACGGTTGGATTCAGCGCTACGAGCGATCAAAAACCGATGAGATTAACGAGGTAGATATGCTCGTAAAATGGCTTTCATCACGCATTCCTGCCAACAGCGAGGCGACCGTTATTCACTATGATTACAAGTTAAATAACGTGCTGTTTACACCAGATCTAAACGAAATGACGGGCGTCTTTGATTGGGAGATGGCGACCGTTGGAGATCCGCTTGCAGACTTAGGCGTGGTACTTGGCTATTGGATGGAGGACAGTGACCCACCGATGCTCAAAAAAGGGTTCGGTAAACCGCCTGTAACGGTAAGAGACGGTTTTTACTCACGAAGTGAATTTATTGAACGCTATGCAAAGAAAAGCAACCGGGACGTGTCAAATATTGCCTACTATGAAACGTTTGCTTACTTTAAGCTTGCGGTCATTTGTCAGCAAATCTATTACCGCTATAAAAAAGGGCAGACAAATGACAAGCGGTTTGAGCACTTTGGAACCTTTGTCCGCACATTAATTGGACATGCGTTAGAAACGAGTATACGAAAATGA
- a CDS encoding acyl-CoA dehydrogenase family protein encodes MSFSYSQKVIQLQEKLTVFMEEHVYPNEARIEESLNEQSTRWSIPPLMEELKEKAKQQGLWNLFLPHSELGAGLTNLEYAPLCEIMGRSMIAPEIFNCNAPDTGNMEVLERYGTPQQKEKWLMPLLRGEIRSCFSMTEPDVASSDATNIQASIVRDGDEYVINGRKWWSSGAGDPRCKIAIVMGKTDSSAPRHEQQAMILVPLDTQGVTIERMLPVFGYDHAPHGHAEITYDNVRVPASNIIWDEGKGFAIAQGRLGPGRIHHCMRLIGSAERALEELCKRVQKRVAFGKPLSKQGVVLEWIADSRIEIEQARLLTLKAAAMMDTVGNKEAKAEIAMIKVVAPNMALRVLDRVIQAFGAAGMSEDVPFAAHWANARTLRLADGPDEVHRAQIARLELKKHDVQLQRV; translated from the coding sequence ATGAGTTTTTCGTATTCACAAAAGGTCATTCAGCTACAGGAAAAGTTAACTGTTTTTATGGAAGAGCATGTGTATCCAAATGAAGCTCGTATTGAGGAATCGTTAAATGAACAATCGACAAGATGGTCCATACCGCCTCTTATGGAAGAGCTAAAAGAAAAGGCAAAACAACAGGGATTATGGAATTTGTTTTTACCTCATAGTGAACTTGGAGCAGGATTAACAAATTTAGAATATGCGCCTTTATGCGAAATTATGGGACGATCAATGATTGCTCCTGAAATATTTAACTGCAATGCGCCTGACACGGGTAATATGGAGGTTCTTGAAAGATACGGGACCCCGCAACAAAAAGAAAAATGGTTAATGCCACTTCTGCGCGGAGAAATACGCTCCTGTTTTTCTATGACCGAGCCAGATGTTGCTTCAAGTGATGCGACGAATATTCAGGCAAGTATTGTTCGAGATGGTGATGAATACGTCATTAATGGCCGGAAATGGTGGTCATCTGGAGCAGGAGATCCCCGATGTAAAATTGCGATTGTGATGGGGAAAACAGATTCTTCAGCGCCTCGCCATGAGCAGCAGGCAATGATTCTCGTTCCGCTTGATACACAAGGAGTGACAATCGAGCGAATGCTTCCTGTTTTTGGTTATGATCATGCGCCTCATGGTCATGCAGAAATTACGTATGATAATGTTCGTGTACCGGCGTCAAATATCATTTGGGATGAAGGCAAAGGATTCGCAATTGCGCAGGGACGTCTAGGGCCAGGGCGCATTCACCACTGTATGAGACTCATTGGATCCGCAGAACGTGCGCTTGAAGAATTATGTAAGCGTGTACAAAAGAGGGTTGCGTTCGGGAAACCACTATCCAAACAGGGTGTTGTACTCGAATGGATTGCGGACTCACGCATTGAAATTGAACAAGCAAGATTATTAACCTTAAAGGCTGCTGCCATGATGGATACAGTAGGAAATAAAGAAGCGAAAGCAGAAATTGCCATGATTAAAGTCGTAGCACCGAACATGGCGCTTCGTGTATTAGACCGCGTCATTCAAGCATTTGGTGCTGCTGGTATGAGTGAAGATGTACCGTTCGCTGCTCATTGGGCGAATGCGCGTACCCTTCGTCTTGCAGATGGACCTGATGAAGTTCATCGCGCTCAAATTGCACGATTAGAATTAAAAAAACACGATGTACAACTACAGCGTGTCTGA